ccatggtttagttgGGACTTACAAACCAGAAGATAAAACCAGGTTCAGTAGTCACAGGAAACTGTAATCAAGAGATAGACTTGCCAAAGCaaagtattgttttattgttaaaaaggatggttgttttttaattgtgtgtgtagGTCACCTGGACACATTCAGATTAGGCAACAAATGGAATACAAAGGATAAATAAATATGCAGGAAAGGATGGAACACACAGGCACATGGCCAATAAACCAAGGTTTAATCAGCTCAAAATTATCATGCTTGAACTGAGCCACTGTCCCCTCTAAAGTatctaaaaagaaagaataatagtGACCTTTCTCGCAATATTTTTGTGGAGAAGGGCTTTCAGTTGGGCAAACTACAGATTAAGAACATACATGTTTATCTTTGAGGGGTTattaaatttttaaagaaaagaacaaaatattaaacatagCTATTTATAGTAACAGGGATTAGATTGTAAGTACTTTACACATCCTTAATGCTTGCAAAAGACACCTAATATTGCTGTTTCCGTAAAACACAAACTTatttaaattataattaatcagttaaaaaaggcaaataatgtattttaattgcttaaaTTAATTCACACAAAAGATATTCCAAAAGAAAAAATGATCAGCTAACCTCTGCCTATGTAAGCACAAAACATGATGAATATATTCATCACTGATGAAACCCATACATTTTGATAACCCATAATTATGATGCTGAAAAAATGTACGCATAGGTGTAGAAAGTTATTACAACTGTTATTAAGGTTTCTTGTATCAGTTCTAATGAAACTCATTCccaactagttacaggtaggtagccatgttggtctgacgtagtcgaaacaaaattaaaaaaattccttccagcagcaccttagagaaaCTCATTCCCAACTAGCCTTTTAAATTAAATGAGAAGAGGTCTGCAGGAAAAACCACAGTATATCAAAGTTCTCTTTAAGACATAAACCATAGTTTTTAAGCGCTAGTCTATTAGTTCCTATGTAAAACTTTAATCTTGACATCATTGGAAATTAAGACAGACATTTCACTTAGGCTATCTGCAGGGAATCAGGGTAAATGCGTCCCCCTTTCAAAAGCCAACAAGACATTCAATAACACATCACAGGatggaaaatattaaaacataaaaaacaaaccttggcttcagctctctctgtgtgaaaGATGCACATGCAGTTATGGATCTCTTGGAACACCTCTTAGGACCAACTGCATCTATGCTGATTTTCATGGCCCCTGAAAGCTTCTTGCCTTCAAAGCACGATGCAGTCACAGTTAGTTCCATAGTCATAACAATAAAAGCATACTCAAGGGATATGAGATAACCATCTATAAACATGGATGCGTATTTCCatatgaggtaaaggtaaaggacccctggatggttaagtccagtgacTGGGGTGTGGCGCCCactttgcttcaggctgaggaaggtggcatttgtccagacagctttctgagtcatgtggccagcatgactaaactgcttctggtgcaacagaaacaccgtttaccttcccaccacagcagtacctatttatctgggacaaagcaacaggagttcaccccattgcatggactcaaactgccgactttctgatcggcaagcccaagagactcagcggtttagaccacagcggcaatATTTTCGTATGAATTCATTCCCAAATACAGTATACATTCAGACCATCTTCTCTTTTAATCCACTGCCAAGCATAAGGCATGGATGGTACACAAGCCAACTTAAAATGGACAAAACAGATATGGCCCATGAGATCCATAGTGAGTTCTCCCAACGTTTTCatgaaacaaattaaaaagtaaaCCTCAAAAACAGCTGTGGATGCTCTGATTTTGACAGCAGAGGTGGTGCTAGGGAGAAAGTGTTTAACTCTTCTCCCAACTACTTCCACAAtcaatctcccctctcccaacTGCTATTAGCTCTGCTTGGGAGGTGAAAACAGGCATGATAAAGGGAGTTGAAGGGAGATTCAGTCACAAAATCATTACAGAAAGGGAAAGGGTAAACTGCACTCCCTTAGAGCACACCTTCTGTTCCAATCGAAAACAGAGCTCTGATCCAGCTGCTTTTTGATTATGACGAAGTGTTGGGAGAACAGACCATAGAGTTCCCACAACACACTTGTTTTCACATTCTCCTTACATGAGTGACCAGAAGAGGACTTCCACCACTGTTATCAAGAGTGGTGTCATAGCAATTAGACTAAGCAATAACCAGCCTGGCTTGAAACCAGCCTTCCTAAGCTTTATGCTGATCTTGATGTAAACAGTTGTTTTGGCCATGCACTCCTGCTTGTACTTCGCCTTCTTTTTCTGCCCATGCATTATTGCAGAGGCATAGGAGCCATTTCCATGATGTGACACAACCTCAAATGAACCCAGAGCTGAGTTGGGGCAGTGTCATCTAGTTCACCCCACCCAATATTGATTCCACACTATAAACATTACTAGAGTAGCATGGGACCAGGTCACTCAGAATTCTTCTGTTATTAAGTAGAatcataacaaataaataatatactgtattggGAAAGATATTCATTGATAATTCCCAGCATTTACTAGCCTATTTTGAGAAATGCCAATCCTTTTGCTAGGAATGGATGGATCAGTCTATTTACAGTGTGTCTCAGTTCTGCATGTGGCCAGTTCCAGGGATGTTCTGCCCCATATTATTGGTTGTTTCTGAAAAGCCACATaaaaatgtggatttttaaatattctttgatTATTATGAGGTGGTCAAAGGGCTGCCTCCATCTTTTTGTGAAGGTCCAAGCCACTCCAAGTGGCTAGAAAGCCCTGGGGGCTGATGAGTACATTAACAGGCAGATATCTCTTCCCCCATACAAAGTCCCTGAGAAAGGAGGCACATCATCATTAGAGCAATTTTCAAACTCATTTTGCACACACATAGTAGCCTCTGGGTGCGACAGAAGCTTAACTGAAGGCACTTAAAAGTATGACGTGCAACCTATGGAAAGTGCAATCCTATGGTGCCTGCACTAGGTTGTTTGATACAAGCCTTTGCGTAGGCTACaagttttaaaacatattttgtgtGTTAATGGGTTTACAAACGGGTTGAAGGCTATGTTTGTAACACAGAAAACTGAGATCACACAGACTGTGTATAAATAAAGCCATTTCCATGAAATTTGGCAGATATCTACTTATATTCCATGTTCACAACAATGTAGCTATTTTGACACATTattttatgccaggcatccccaaacttcggccctccagatgttttggactacaattcccatcatccctgaccactggtcctgttagctagggatcatgggagttgtaggtcaaaacatctggagggccgaagtttgggggtgcctgttttatgcaaaagggaaagaaatcaTATACCTCACAATCATATACATATACAATCATATACAATCATATACATCACAATCTTGCTAGACAACATCAGTCTATTTTTACCTTTCAAAATGTGCCCATTCTCCAATTGTTTCTTTTCCACCGATAATAGATTAGATAAATGTTCAGGGCTGTTACATGAAAAAGACGACTTTGATTCCTGTTTTTCAGGAAGGCTTTGCTGTTTTATAACCTCAGAACTTTTATCCTCACAGTAGCTTAGGTCATTGTTCGTATATTCAGTAGCCTTATGTGCATACATATTACCACCCTTATGGTAGTCGAGTGCAGATATTTTTGCTTCTTTAGAAATTCCAAAATGTTgttgacaagaaagaagattgccaCCAACCTCTTGCTGAAGCCTTTTGGACTTATTGAGATAACTCAAATAGAAGTAATATTTTGCCAAAACACTATCACTGTGATTGGGATCAAACTGGGATTTGTTATTCCAAAATAGCGTCTCATCACCATCAGCTTTTATTCTTGGGACAAGAAAATCTTCTGTATTCTTTTTAGAACCTACTACTGATTTTGCAACACCCTCAGAAATATTTTCATGTCTATCACCGTGCACATATATTGGAACTGTATTGGACTTGTGTTCTACACTATCAGTAACCTGGAGAAGAATGTCTAACAAAACGCAGTCACTACTACTGCCCAAGTAAGTGTTTTTATAACTGTGATTCAAacagactgaagtactgttttctGAAGGGTTCAATAATGTGTTCCCACAGAAACTCTTAATTTGCACGTCTGGATCTTTCATCAGGAATTTAAATTCTGTTTCCCTTTCCTCTCTGCTACAGTCATTTCCATTAGATGTACTATTTGCTTGTTGTTCTGTGATATTCTTCCTTTCTAGAGTTTTATCCATCCCTAGCATAGGCTcagatttaaatgcatttttctgaTCGACGCCTTTCTTTAGAGGCTGAAAGTCTGAAATCCTATCCCTTAATGCATCTTTTTTTACTTTGAGATGAAAAGGGATGTTTCTGTCTGTAGCCTCTCCAACAACATTGGTCCCACTGGAAGCTTTAGGTTTGAGAGTCCACATGAAATCCTTGCATTTGTGTTCTTTGATCTCCAAGAGCTTTTCTGTTCCTGGATTCCATTTTTGACAAATGTCAGAATTTTTGGTGAAGGAGTGTCTGCCTTCCAGCACAGGTAAATTGATGGGTTTAATATTTTCTGCCTCAAATAAGGCATTATTGTTAAGAGGGCTTGTGTGTTCCTTGCTCTCTGGTAGTTTTAGACAATCAATCTTCACATCTGCAAATTCCTCATCTGAACTATCACTGAGAGGAGgccaaaaaaaagttttatttttgtgcAGGTCCACTGTAATTGTACATGAATCATCAAGTTTACACACATTATGAGCATTTAAAGAACTGGCTTCTCTTGTGCTACTATGCATTTCATCCTCAACTTCACATTCTTCTGATATCTTGGTGGAAAGCATAAtatcccttccttctctctcaggCTTAGTTGCTCGAGCAGAACTATTGCAAGGAGGAGGTGATGTATTACAACATAAAAAAGCAGGAGTACATCTTTCAGCCCGCGCTGAGCTATTTTCAGAGGTTATGAAAGGATTTAAAACATGTGCATGTAATAGCTTCGTTTCCAAATcgtcagcatttttatttatggCATCTTCACCACTGCTCTTTTGAACCACTGTATCATAATCCAAGGTAGATTTTCCAGTTTCCTGCAGGTTGTCCCCAACAACAGATGTAGCATGAAACAATTCTGCCCAGCTTGCAACCATTCTGAGTTTCTGTGTCTCAGGAATGCTTGCATCCTCAAGTAGTTGATTATCCAATTTTGATATGTAGGTACTGCTTAAACATtttctgtgttttggttcatttgTGTTACTTGTTTCTTGTTCCATTCTTGGATAGCTCACTCTAGAGAGTCTCTGAATTGAATGATTTCCTTTGCTTACCAACTTGTTGGGCTGCTGAAAGCCCATTCTAGCATTAGCTACAGAATGTAATGGGATACCTCTGGCCTTGACTGAATTTGGGCTATTGGCATCACCAACAGAGCCAGACATTGTCCTTCCATAGAAAGTTAGCGCTTATGTCGTAAGAATGTCAGGTTCTGTGTACCTGCCATATCAATTTCACTTCCAGCAAAGAGTGATTCTACCTTAGGAGACAGATGCTCCATCTGTTGAAACAAACAGAGATATACATGAAAGCTTTTCTAATTATTTATTGGCAGTGCAAACAGGATAGTCCACATGGGTAAAATGTATATTCTGTCATAAATTTTATAGTCAGGGCCACCTTCTTAACTTTTGCATTTGTCTAATAGGTAGGGATCACTAACAAGACTGTAGCAAAAACCAGGCCACTGAAAATCAAGAGAGTGTCAAGCAGTCAAGTtaatagaaaaacaaaaattcattgtttatttattttaaattgttttaatgtcTTGTAGTGAGATGTCCTAAAAACGCAGCTGTAAGATGGCTTATCAATACCATGCATGAAAAAACGAACAATATGATGGGAAAGGGCCCAATGAATTATTTGTACAAATGTTGCgattttgctgaagctaagcagatctagTCCTAATTCTTACCTCTATAGCCTCAACTGCTATCAATATTGCTATAACCCCATGGGGTTTATTGGACTGTGctgtgtgtggctgtgtgtgtgtgtgtgtgtgtgtgtgtgtgtgtgtatttgttggGAGACCCCTTAGATACATATGCAGAATTCTCTGCTACTGAGTATCACTGCTAAATGTATAGGCACTCAGCCACCAAAGATTGTTATTAGAAGCAGCAAGTAGGCATGAAACAAAATGTTTCACTGAGTCACCTATTGAATAATATAAGCTAAGAGGAACTAGGACATTCCactattctctctcccctccccaccccacattttcttTCCCAGCTGACAGTTACATTCTGGGGCAAGGGAGCATGACAAGTTCTCAGTGGTGAGTTTGGTTTTTGTCTAAgggaggctttggggggggggcttcaggtgtttccccaaaaatatttttgtcCTTTTCCAAGAATCAGGAATTCCCAAACAACACTGCACCCCCCCTCTTGATTCCTAGTAGTCCCAATTCTGTTACAATCTTGTCAGCTTCATATCTGAATTAACCGTTTTCAGGATTGAGGCccagaaattattttaaaagaaaactaagcTACTTCAACTACGTAGTCAAGAAGAGAAAGACATCAGTCTGGTGCAGTGGCAATTTGAGCTATGTGGAAGCTAAGTTCAGTTATGCACTTGGCCACAAAGCCAACTGGGTCATCTCGGGCAGGTCATTATCTCCCAGTGTAACTGACTAAGTAAGGCTGGTTGCTTTGACCTAAAGCACAGGTCTCCTTTTCTTGAATAAAGAAAAGGTGGGCTGTAACAAATCAAAACTGGACACATGTCTCTCATGTCAAATATAGTAATTACAGATGAACAAAATTGTGtattcattttcaaaataaaatatagtcTCAAGCTGCCACCTAAAGGTGTAACTTGATTGTACTGCTTTATTATAATATTGTAGACAGGATATTAATTCAGTTCACTTATATTGCTTCAATATTGAGAAGGCCAGCCCATATGGGAAATAAATGTTAAGTCTAGGAGGAAGAGACAAAGATGAGGAAACAAAGACATCAAGGGGTGATTTGGAGAAGACAGGCAAAAAATAATGCGTACAGCttgtttttttcatttcccagaaggcacCAGTGACTTTTCAAAAAGAGGGTTAGATGAACTCATGTTGATGTGATTGCCTTGCGCTAATTAACAACCGAAGGCAATGAGTCCACTGTTACTTGGATCTTAAGACAGAGGGGAAAACATGTCTCACAGCATCAAAATTCCATGGTAGTGAGGCCATTGTGTGCTGTGTAAACCCTTTCCGTATGCCAACATGCTACTGTGTGAGGTTATATATAAATACAATATGCTTCAACTCCGTAACATataaacagggctttttttttttttagagtcaGAGCTCACTGGAGCTCAGCTCCGCCATtcgaagagaacaagggagaagtttgtGGCCAAATCCAGCACCTCTAGCACTGTGCTGCATATATATCGAAGTTCAGTGAATGGACtcaggcagggccggatttaggtttgatgaggccctaagctactgaaggtaatggggccctttatatgtccagctctcCTTCGTCAACAataaattgccgctgttttttgtgtttaatatgTGCTATATGGTtttttatggacctcataggtatctaaagccatttgcacataacaaaatatgtagtttatcaaagtaattgttggactgaaatacaattaagaagaagttgtattttatttttgcaaatgtacatccagttttttttcccctttaaaattttAAACGTAAACCTAAGCACTGCACTCAGGTGCTGGATCCTGCCCAGAAACTGTAATGTGCTTTTTGGAACCCTGTTTTGTGGTTTAAAGGCAGCGTTTCTAGGTCTCAggcgagcatagctgccaagttttcccttttctcacgaggaagcctattcagcataatggaatgtCCCTTAaataaagggagaacttggcagctatgcaggcgaGTTTTCCTCCAACTCTGCGGGCCCAGAAGATCCCATCTCGCCCCACGCGCGTGTCCCTCGCCAAGTTCACACCTTCACAAAAGCGGCGAATTTCTGGTGAGGCGTGAGAGATTCACGCACAGAAAATGCACGGGGCTTCTGTGAGGTTGATTCCTCTTTTTACACGAAAGGGCAGAGAGAGAGCGGCAGAAGGAAAGGACCGCTCGCCTCAGCAAGTGCCCGAGAGCGGGGCGAACTAAGGGCCCGAAGGCGGGGCGAGGCCATGGCTGCATCGGTGGCTTCTCCTCTGAGGAGGAGGCGAGAGAgaaagggctcccccccccccccgagggagaAACTCTCGAGCCAACCGCGTCCCCGACGGGGGGTTACGACGAGTGGAAACGCACCTCCTCACCAAGCGGCAGAGGCCAGACTCCCGGGGCCGCCGCGCCGCGCCTGGGAAGGGCGGGATGCTCCTTTTCGGCGCAAGTCGCTCAGCGCGGGGCTCCGTCGGGGGAGAAGTTCGCCCGAGTTCGCGAGGCAGCCCCGTCCCGCGCGGCGCCTCTCCAGCCCGCGACCCGCAGGagcagcgagggagggagggaggctgcggGTGGCGCCTCAGCCGCCTCCTTCTGCCTGCGGCGCGGGGCTCTTGTCCCCGTGGAAACCGACCGCCGGGGGTGGAGTCGGCAAAGCGGGCGCGAGGCGGGAGCCTCCAGAGAGGGACGTCGGGTTTTTCCCTCAGCGCTTCTCGATTCAGGGGCGCCAAGCGGCTCTCCCCGTTCCTCCCCGCGACGGTTTCGCGCGGTCCTTTCCCGCGAAGCAGTCGCCAGCTCGAGCCCGCTCCGGAAAGGGGGTCGTCGAGCTGCCTTGGCATATGGCGCAGGGGAGCCGCCACCGCCGGGCCGTTCTGTCGCTTCGCTGCCGGGGCGCCGCCAAATCCCCTGGGAACACATTGGACTTTCTTGCGAGTTCGACTTGCGGAGGAGAGGGAGGCTCGAGGGGCTTCGAGGAAAGGGAATAACACCGGCACTGTCCTGCTGGCTCCACTAGGAGGCGCCCTGACCCTGACAAAGAAAATGAGCTTGCTTCTTCCACTTTCTTGACGCTCATAGCAGTTGGGTGAGAGAGTTACGCCTTGCATAACTTGTCTACATCTgtaacacgcacacacaccccaactaaAATGCCCCAGATGCCTCAACCCTTCCTCCAACCCCTTGAGTATTTTGCTTACCctgttctgaaccttttccagctctctgggcgaggcaaccagaactggacATGGTTTTGTTGCACAATGGCAGTATGAGATGGACAGCTTTCATTTTCGGTCTTGCCCCTGTAAGACTTCGTCTAATATCTCCAAATTATAGGAAGCATGAATGGGAGAGGTGCTCAGTGGctcaatttttatatatttttaacctTTGATTGCCATTACTGTCAGAAATGCCTCCACCATAGACGGCTGTGCTTCCTTATTTTGAACCCAAGGGCCCTGGAGTCCTACATAAAGACTGGCTGTAGTAGTGCACAAATacttaaattaatgaacatgactaagttaagtCTATTAATTTCACGGGGTCTCTTCTGAACAAACCTTAGTTGAACACCCCTCTCCAGTTTCTGTTTATTTATGTGGGAGTTCAAGCTTCAGCTTAAATTCCAAAACAAGTGCAGACACCAGTATTTTTCTCTATATAATCTGCTGTAGACTATGTAATCTATGTATCCAATATTTCCACAGTAAGATTGTCCTTTGCAATTTAAGCCATTGTTGCTAGTAGTCACAGCGTCAAGCTATTTTACTTTAGTTGTTCCACAGACATTTCAGTGATTCGCCAAAGACAGTGTGTTTCTTTTACAATCCCTATCTGTGTGTTTGttgcctgcatttttaaaagctggtttCAAAATAATGTTGGGGCAGGTAGCTTTgtttttctcttatttttctaAGTGGGGAGGACCCATAACTGAGGGGTTCAGCCCATGCTGTGCATATAGGTTTCCCAGTCAACCCCTGCATTTCTAGTTAAAAGTATCACAGGCTGCAGGCCTGGAGAGATTTCTGCTTGGGTTCTTGTGAAAGCCTCGAGCCACAGGAGGCAACATTGGGCTGGATGGATTGACCAGTTATCCCTGTTTAAGGCAGTCCATACTATCACTGGacaatgttttaagtgtgttaaaagtgtggcacttactataacaacttcacggtgagtaccggcaccgttttttcttttaaaaaaagcactgatggtCAGTAGCAAATTCCGTATGTGCTGCTGCTCTTGTGACAATGCCAATTGCTGCTGACCAACTGCAGATGCCCAGTCCATGCATACAGTAACGCTTGCTCATatcagccagtgctttttttctatatataaaaaagtttaggggtactctcattttcctactcatattgaaatactgcccctcgatgaggccaaacttagattcacaaaatgtttaggagtatgcgtacccctgttcccccccccagaaaaagcactgatatCAGCACATATCTATGCATGCTTAGAGCCGATCCTGCAGAGAAGAATGTGTTGTACGAATTAACTCCGAAATACAAAATGTCGAAATTGTATGTGTACCAAATTCCAATTCAGATCATTAAGGCTACAAAACTAAACCCCCTTGGGAATAATTGATCTCAATGGGACTTTTCTTTAGAatagacatgaataggattgcagtTAGTTTATTATGGTTGCCTAGTACTGGGTGATCTGGACTGCCTCTGTTCCATCCCTTGCCTTATCCCTATCACCTCAGAGAAGTtgagggaagggtcatagcttagTGGTGGAACAtcttatttgcatgcagaaggtcccaaaccCTGATATCTCCATGTAGGATTTATCAAAAAATCATCCAGATCCTAATTTTCAAATTAGCCAgagtttttattaagggtttaTAATTGCCTAATACTGTATATTAATCCAGGATGACTCTTGGTACTGTATTCATAATGGATGTTATGTTAGTCCTGTGACTGTGATTGAttataacctgccctggaacctgCTGGTGAAGGCTGGGTAATAAATGTAATCAGCATCCATTGGACAAGGATTATGCTAAAAAGTCAGAAGATGGCACTGACTCATCATTGTTTGGCTTCACATGATGCTTTCATGATGAAACAAAATTCCTGAAGTGGAACCACCCCCATTTTACAAAGACATATTCTCTTGATTCTTCTCTAAACATTTTAAGTATGATAACTAAAACCATGAGTGGTTCATTGTCAGGATGCCATTGCCAAGTATAGCTAACTCTCAAATACTGATACATATTACTTTTAGCATATTTTCTCCTA
This region of Zootoca vivipara chromosome 11, rZooViv1.1, whole genome shotgun sequence genomic DNA includes:
- the LOC118076759 gene encoding uncharacterized protein LOC118076759 isoform X3: MSGSVGDANSPNSVKARGIPLHSVANARMGFQQPNKLVSKGNHSIQRLSRVSYPRMEQETSNTNEPKHRKCLSSTYISKLDNQLLEDASIPETQKLRMVASWAELFHATSVVGDNLQETGKSTLDYDTVVQKSSGEDAINKNADDLETKLLHAHVLNPFITSENSSARAERCTPAFLCCNTSPPPCNSSARATKPEREGRDIMLSTKISEECEVEDEMHSSTREASSLNAHNVCKLDDSCTITVDLHKNKTFFWPPLSDSSDEEFADVKIDCLKLPESKEHTSPLNNNALFEAENIKPINLPVLEGRHSFTKNSDICQKWNPGTEKLLEIKEHKCKDFMWTLKPKASSGTNVVGEATDRNIPFHLKVKKDALRDRISDFQPLKKGVDQKNAFKSEPMLGMDKTLERKNITEQQANSTSNGNDCSREERETEFKFLMKDPDVQIKSFCGNTLLNPSENSTSVCLNHSYKNTYLGSSSDCVLLDILLQVTDSVEHKSNTVPIYVHGDRHENISEGVAKSVVGSKKNTEDFLVPRIKADGDETLFWNNKSQFDPNHSDSVLAKYYFYLSYLNKSKRLQQEVGGNLLSCQQHFGISKEAKISALDYHKGGNMYAHKATEYTNNDLSYCEDKSSEVIKQQSLPEKQESKSSFSCNSPEHLSNLLSVEKKQLENGHILKGKKLSGAMKISIDAVGPKRCSKRSITACASFTQRELKPRSQYTQRPAQTSERTRKGSYKSQSRPSSGCNPCKQSSMHSISETTVPCKDQKKTSNNQNTRKSFLKNANAWTELRQEHETAVKEYDEINMEWHSDSKLLPWLLLPDELWLCIFSLLTQKDITQVSQVCQRFYRLAGDESFWKEIHLTNCHCLNDEWLISLGSHHPQCFTLDHCHDEAQRITDVGLKQFFQHCGESLKELNIKSCSGPGFRGNKVLLHASTFCHNLTTVDISWTGATDSGLIALVTSSIRLQCLSANGCRITDDAVTALIEKHGKSLKKLEIFGCHALTDKCLRSVAVKCPDLEVLNIGRIHKITEECLVKVVNSMKKLTSVNLTGLNMVRDHVVHLIVKKCPKLECLVLNSCSQVTDISLLEISVGLPTIRYLDVSGCKEITDIGVQALAGRCRKLSFLDLSSTATSKRGVSLLASFCFRTLECVKLSFCKNISLDAVVKLCKNCKRTM